TCGTCGTGAATTTCGGCCGTGAAGCCGACGTGCGCTTCATGCAGATCACCATTCAGGTGGCCGACCGCGATCCGGCCGTGATCGAGCGGATCAAGGAACACAACCCGGCCATCCGCAATGGCCTGGTGATGCTGTTCAGCAGCCAGGATCCCGAGGTGCTCAATACCCGTGAGGGCAAGGAGCAGCTGCGCCAGGACGCGCTGGAGGAAGTGCGCAGCGTGCTCGAGCAGATGACCGGCCGGGGTCGGCTGGAAAATCTGTACTTCACCAGCTTTGTCATGCAATAGGGGTACTGCGTGAACGATCTGCTCTCACAGGAAGAAATCGACGCGCTCCTGCACGGGGTCGGCAGCGGTGATATCGAGACCGAATCCGACGACGGCGGCGGTGACGGCGAGGCACAGAACTACGACTTCACCAGCCAGGACCGCATTGTCCGCGGGCGCATGCCCACGCTGGAGATGATCAACGAGCGCTTCGCCCGTTATTTCCGCATTTCGCTGTTCAACATGCTGCGCCGCCAGGGCGAGATCTCGGTCGGCGGCGTGCAGATGCTCAAGTTCGGCGAGTACATCCACAGCCTGTTCGTCCCGACCAGCCTGAACCTGGTCAAGATCAATCCGCTGCGCGGCACCGCCCTGTTCGTGTTCGATCCCAAACTGGTGTTCAGCGCGGTGGACAACTACTTCGGCGGCGACGGGCGCTTCCACACCAAGATCGAGGGCCGCGAGTTCACGCCCACCGAGCAGCGCGTCATCCAGCGCATGCTGGACCGGGCCTTCGACGATCTGTTCCAGGCCTGGCGCCCGGTGCTGCCGGTCGAGTTCGAGTATCAGACCCACGAGGTCAATCCGCAGTTCGCCAACATCGTCAGTCCCACCGAGGTGGTGGTGGTCTCCACCTTCCACATCGAACTGGAAGGCGGCGGCGGCGCGCTGCATATCACCCTGCCGTATTCCATGGTCGAGCCCATTCGCGATCTGCTGGATGCCGGCGTGCAGAGCGATCGCAGCGACGTGGACGAGCGCTGGCGCATCGCCATCAAGGAAGAGATGAAGGATGCCGAGGTCGAGCTGTCCTCGCAGCTGGCCGAGACCACCATCACCTTCCGCGA
This sequence is a window from Thiohalobacter thiocyanaticus. Protein-coding genes within it:
- a CDS encoding flagellar basal body-associated FliL family protein, with translation MAEEDLDLDVDTAEAESGGGLKIVIIAAVVVLLLSSAVLAGLYFMGMLGGSESAAGQPAAAAEGAAAETAAPATSGGPLIYQPLEPPFVVNFGREADVRFMQITIQVADRDPAVIERIKEHNPAIRNGLVMLFSSQDPEVLNTREGKEQLRQDALEEVRSVLEQMTGRGRLENLYFTSFVMQ
- the fliM gene encoding flagellar motor switch protein FliM is translated as MNDLLSQEEIDALLHGVGSGDIETESDDGGGDGEAQNYDFTSQDRIVRGRMPTLEMINERFARYFRISLFNMLRRQGEISVGGVQMLKFGEYIHSLFVPTSLNLVKINPLRGTALFVFDPKLVFSAVDNYFGGDGRFHTKIEGREFTPTEQRVIQRMLDRAFDDLFQAWRPVLPVEFEYQTHEVNPQFANIVSPTEVVVVSTFHIELEGGGGALHITLPYSMVEPIRDLLDAGVQSDRSDVDERWRIAIKEEMKDAEVELSSQLAETTITFRELMEMQIGDVIPIDMPETILLRSQDIPLFRGRLGSANGNKAVKIIDKVNQNAMVPLSNVIEKN